The Chryseolinea soli nucleotide sequence GTTTGGAGTAACGCAGATCATGGTTGGTCAACGGAATAATGGTTCTATCGATAAAGGATTGATAGAATTCCAAGGTGGGCGTATGGCCGAACTCTGCATCTTCTATGATGTATTCATCCTTATCCAATAAATCGGTATAGGACATTGCCTTTTCCTTGCTCAATTTCTTTTTGGGAAGCTTGTAGTCGCCGGAAAAGACGGTGGCATTTTTAAATTCCTGAACGGCTTTATCCAGATCGAAGAAGATGTCGATGGATTCTCCAACGTAAACAATGTCTTCGGTCCAGTTCAGCGAATGACAATAGATCCCCTTGTCCTTTCCGGCTTTATCATAAAGCTGGAACAGCATGCTATCTTTTTCTACGATCTGATTACACCAGGCAAAGACCTTCACCTCACCTACGTCGATCTGGTTGGACCAGTAGCTTTGGACCGAGTCCAGAACCCGGGCGTTTACTATGTTCAACAAGGGGCGTTCTCCTTCCAGCGAGGTCACATGGAGGTGCTCCTGATTCACGTCTTTCAAACGATGGCCATCGCGTAGGATGAAATAATCATAGTTCAAGAACCAATGCTTGACGGTTTTGCGCATATCCAGAACGATGGTTTGGGGATAAGGTAGCCTGTTGGACAAGGTTTGCAGGGTGTCGATAGCTGACATGCGCAGTTGATTTAAAGGACGGGTGCGCAAGATAGCTACTTTCCTGTTTTCCTAAAAAATCAATGCACCGTGGATTTGATTTTGTCGCCATCACCGTTCGATCTTATCTTGATCACTCCGACCGCAGCACCTTTGCCGGATTGATCGCCGCGCCCCGGATCACCTGCAAGCTCACGGTCGACAGCGCCACCATCGCCAGGATCAACACCGGCACGACAAACAGATCCCACCCTAAACCAATGCGGAACGCAAAACCCTGCAGCCACGAGTCGATCCCGAACCAGGCCATCGGCAACGAAATAGCCGCGGCAATAAGCACAAGACGGAGAAATTGTTTCGAGAGCAAATAGACCATGCTGGTGGTGGTGGCGCCCAACACTTTCCGTACGCCGATCTCCTTCAACTTTTGAGCCGTGGTGAACGCGGCCAGGCCCCACAAGCCCAGACACGAGATGGCGACTGCGAGGATAGCAAACAGCCCGAAGATCTTGCCGAATTGTTGATCGCTTCTGTATTGTCCGTTGAAGGATTCGTCGAGGAAATAATAGCTATAGGGATCGCCAGGGATCAGTTCTTTATAAAGTTTGCCAATAGCCTCTACGGTAGTATTCATGGAACCTTTGGCGAGCAGAACGGAGACGGCTGTGGTGGAGATCGTATCGGCTTTGAAAAGAAAGGGAACATAGTCGGTTTTCAGTGAACTCCAATGGTAGTTCTTCAGCACGCCAAGGATGGCGACAGTGTCATCGCCAAGGATCAATTGTTCTTTTAAAGCCTGTTCGGCTGTGCCGAGGCCGTATGCCTGGAGAGCCGTTTCATTGATGATAACAGATTCCATATCGGAACGGATGGCGGGATTGAAGTTTTTGCCGGCGGCAAATTTGATGTCGTAGGCGTCGATGAAATCGGGATCGATCCACACCACACTGCCGTCGCGCGAGTCGCTTCGCTGCGATCCGCTTTTACGCACGTCGGCGCCCCAGTTGTGGCCACCGCCGGGAATGGCCGCTGAGGTGGCTACGCGCGTGATGCCGGGGAGCTTTTTGAGTTCCTCTTTGAATAACGTAAGCTTTTGTTTCGACACGTTGTACGACAACGTGCTGGGGCCATTCACGACCAACATCTGTTCGGTTTGCAGACCTTTATCCTGATGGCGCATGAACATGATCTGCCGATAAACCACAAACGTACCCACGATGAGGATCAGGGACGCAGAGAATTGAAAGACCACCAAAGCTTTTCGCAGTGAAAAGCCACTCGTCTCCGAACGGCCCTTCAGCACATCCGTGATGCGGAACGAGGACAACGCCAGCGAAGGATAAGCACCCGAAGCCAGCGAGCCGGTGACAAATAGGCCCAGCAAAATAAACCATAGCCTTGGGTCGGAGAAATTAAATGCCAAGGGTTTGCCGATGATCTCGCCCAACAAGGGCAGCAACAAAACAGCAAATCCAACGGCCAACGCGATGCCCAGCAAGTTGATGAGCACCGACTCGAAAAAGAACTGCCACACCAATTGGCTCCGCTGTGCACCCACCGCCTTCTTGATGCCCACCTCCCGGGCGCGTTCCATAGCGCGTGCAGTGGAAAGGTTGATATAGTTGATCCAGGCAATGAAAAGGATGAAGGTGGCGATCAGACCAAAAAAATAGATCATGCCATAGGTAGTGGTGTCGCCATCGTGCAGGAGACCGGGACTGAGGTGTATGTCGCGGAGGGGCTGCAGTCCCAGTACGGTTTTTGTATTGGATCCAGATAGCCGCTCATCGAAGTGATGTTGTGCAAAGCCGGGGAGTTTCGCGTTCACCGCTGCGGCGTTCGTATGGTCGTTCAATTCAACATAGGTGGTGAAGTTGTTCCACTTCCATCCGTCGTCTTCTTTGTACTGCTGATTTTGGAAGAGGTTGTGAGAAGGCACAAGGGCGTTGAACCAGTAATGCGAATTCGGGGGAACATCCTCCAGCACCGCCGTCACCGTGTAGTCGCCGTTGCACCAGCCTGTGCCGGTGAGCCGGATCGTTTTGCCTACCGGCGATTCTTTGCCAAAATATTTTTCAGACAAGGACTCTGTGATCACGATCGCGTTGGGGTCATCCAACGCCGTGGCTGGATTGCCTTCGATGGCGTGGAACGTAAACGCCCGGAGAAAAGTGGAGTCCACGATGTTGATGGCATATTCATGAAACGCCAGCGCTTCACCCGTAGGCGGCTGGTAGATCATCACGGCGCCGCCATACATGGGATGGGTGCGAATGTAACGCTTCACCTCCGGAAACTCCGTCGCTAACGCAGGACCGAGTCCGTAGGTAGACGTGATGGTGGCAATGCGCTTCTCGTTGTTTTGATAGACCGTCCGCGTGATACGATACAGGTTTTTTCCATTGACATGAAAATCATCATAGCTCGTCTCAAAATCGATGTATTTCAGAATGACCATGCAAGCTGAAACCCCGAGGGCCAAACCGAAAATGTTGATGAACGAGAACAACTTCCGCTTGAAGAGGTTCCGCAGCGCGAGCGTAAAGAAGTTTTTTAGCATAGTCGTTACAGGCTTATTCCCAGGGATAACTTCGGGAAAGCAACGACGTTACGGATCTCAGCAAAAAAATATCCCACCACAAAAATCGAATGCCGTTTTACACCTCCATTTTGTCGCAACCACCACCCCGCTCCCCTTCGGGGTTTTGTAGTTTTGAAGTGATCTCTTTGCCTATGGAACCACCGCTCACAATAGCACCCCCAGCCCGCGCCGGCCGCCGCGAATGGATTGGGTTGGCCGTGCTGATCTTTCCCACCTTACTGGTGTCGATGGACTCCACCGTCACCTACCTGGCCTTACCAGCGATAAGCGCCGAACTGAAACCAACCGGCTCACAACTCTTGTGGATCACCGACATCTATACCTTCCTGGAAGGTGGTTTCCTCATCATTATGGGCGCCCTGGGCGACCGGGTGGGCCGCAAGCGCCTGCTGATGATCGGCTTCATCTTGTTTGCAGCCGCCAGTATCATGGCCGCCTTTGCCGGCAGTCCTCCATGGCTCATCGCTGCCCGCGCGTTGCTGGGCATGACGGGCGCCATCATCCTGCCCTGCACGCTTTCCCTGATCCGCAGCCTCTTCCACGACGATCGCCAGCGCACCGCAGCGTTTGGATTATATACGGCAGGCTATTCCGGAGGCACAATGCTGGGCCCATTGATCGGCGGTGTGTTGCTCACGCATTTCTGGTGGGGGTCGGTGTTCCTGATCAGCGTGCCCCTCATGCTCCTCTTCTTCTGTGCTTCGCCGCTATTACCCGAATACCGCGACCCCGATGCCAAACAATTCAGTCTCATGAACGCCCTGCTGTTGCTCACCGGCACGCTGTCGGTCATCTTTGGTGTGAAGCGGATCGCCGAGTCGGGCGGGATGGATTGGGTCGCGCTAACGACGTTGTTAGGAGGCCTGGGGGTCTCGGGTGTCTTTGTGTATTCGCAAACCATCGTGCGAAATCCCCTGCTGAACCTGAGCTTATTCCGGATCCCGGCGTTTAGCGTGACGTTGTCCACGCTTTTCCTGGGGCTGTTCTGTTGGGCGGGTCTTTACTTGTTCCTGACACAATACATGCAACTGGTGTTGGGTTACGACCCGCTCAAGGCCGGCTTGCTCACGTTGTTGCCCGTGGGCATTACGGTGGCCGGATGCATCCTGGCACCCCAGACGTTGCGTTGGGTGAGCCGGTCGGTAACGATCCTGTTGGGGAACGTGCTCATGCTGGGTTCTATCGTGTTGCTGGCACAGCTTTCCACGGAGACCAACCTAATCCTGCTCATCACAGGCTTCGCCGGGTTCAACCTGGGTTGTGGCATCGTGGTGACGATGGGCATCGATATGGTCGTGTCCGTTGCTCCCCATGAGCAAGCCGGCGCGGCGTCGGGCATTTCGGAGAGCAGCACCACATTCGGGCAGGCTTTTGGTGTGGCCTTATTGGGAAGCGTGGGCACAGCCGTGTATCGCTCAAAGATGTTCGCGTTCGCGGACACAGCATTGTCCGAAGAAGCCCGAGGCACGTTGGGCGGCGCCCTGGAAGCTTCCAAACAACTCCCCGTCGAAGCGGGTCTGGCGCTTGCAAACAACGCGCGCCAGGCTTTTGTAGATTCCTTTCACATGGCCTCCCTCCTGGCTGCAATGGCCATCCTGATTATGATCGGGGTTTTCGTGGCCGTTATGAAGCGCAATCCGAAGTAACGGGTTCACGTCTCGGCGCTTACCCTGATTACCCGAAGCTTCAGCGAAGGAGACCGCCACCTATCAAACCTAATTCCCCACCAAACAAATCGGTGTCTCCTATTGTGTGATCCTGTTTACAGAACCCGTCTAATTTCTGTATCATTGTTAAGACACTAAAAGACTAAACCACATGAACTCTCGCAGGAACTTCCTCCAAAAAATGGCCGGTTCGGCACTGGCCCTTCCCGTGCTATCGTCCATCACCACTAAAGCACATGCTGCCAAACCAGAGACACCCTATCAGGGTCCCGTGCTGCGCGTGGCCATCCTGGGTCTGGGCAGCTACGGCGAACGCGTGGCCGACGCCATGAAGGATTGTCAGCGCGCCAAGTTGGTAGGTGTGATTAGCGGCACGCCGGCCAAAATAAAAACGTGGCAAAGCAAATACGGCATCCCCGAAAAGAACTGCTATAATTACGAGACCCTCGACCAGATCAAAAACAACCCCGACATCGACGCGGTCTATGTCATCACCCCCAACGGCCTGCACAAAGATTTCAGTGTGCGTGTAGCCAAAGCGGGTAAACACGTGATCTGCGAAAAACCCATGGCCAACGACGCCAAGGAAGCACAACAAATGGTAGACGCCTGCAAAGCCGCCAAGGTAAAATTACTCATCGGCTACCGCATGCACTTCGAACCTATCACACTCGACATCGTGCACAAACGCAAAGCCGGCGACTTTGGCAAGGTGTTGTTCTTCCAGGGCCTTTCCGGTTTCATCATCGGCGATCCTACACAGTGGCGTCTTAACAAAAAGCTCGCCGGCGGCGGTGCTATGATGGACATCGGCATCTACTCCATCAACGGGTCGCGCTACATGATCGGCGAAGATCCTATCTGGGTAACGGCCCAGGAGGTAAAAACCAACCCTGAAAAATTCAAGGAAGGCGTCGACGAAACCATCACGTTCCAGCTCGGGTTTCCCGGCGGCGCGGTAGCTTCATGTTTATCTACGTATAGCCTGAACAACCTCGATCGCTTCTTCCTCGATGGTGACAAAGGATATGCTGAAATGGGTCCGAGTACCGGTTATGGCCCGATAAAGGGACGTACCAACAAAGGTGAAGTCACTTATCCGCACGTGACGCATCAAACGGTGCAGATGGATGAGATGTCGGATATTATTTTGAAAGGGAAACAGCCGGAGATCCCGGTGGATGGTGAAGAGGGTTTGAAGGATATGAAGATTGTCGACGCTATCTTTCAAGCGGTGAAAACGGGTGGCAAGGTGATGATTAAATATTAGGAGGTATAAGACTTCTACATGAAGAGCAGGATCGTGCATGCGGTCTTGCTTTTTTTTGTCCATCACAGAATCCTTTGGTTTTTTTTTTGGTGCGAAACAAAGCTGCCGCGGGCACCGTTGCCATTTGGTTGGAGGGCGGAATGCCTTTATCTTTATACGATTGAAGTTGGAAAATCCACGCCCCTTACCCCTTTCATGTTATGCAATTGTTTTTTGAGTCCGGTTGGTTCACGATCGTTTATTCCCTTCTGCTGCTGTTGTCGATCGCGGGTGGCTACATACTCGCCAGAAGTCAATATCTTAAGAAACAAAAAGCATGGAAGCCCAGCGGCACGGAAAATGCTATCATCGGATTCTATAGTCTCTTGTTATCGTTCGCATTGCTTTCCTCGGGCAACGCCAACAAAGAGAGAACCAACCTGATTCATCAACACGCCGATGCGTTAGGTGCCATTTACCGCGAGAGCACATTATCCACCGATTCGGTCACCGAAGTTGTCCGCGAAAGACTGGTGGCCATCCTGACCACAAAATTGGAATCGATCAATCAGAAGGTAAAAGACGAAGACATTGTTTCCGATACCAAAACGGATTCGCTTTACGGCAAACTTCATGCGGACATTAAACAGATGGCGAGACGAAAGGTGATCACCCCAGACGAAAACAGATTCTATATCGACAAATTAAATACCGCCATCGCCCTGGACTATCGCATCCAATACAGCGAATTGGAGCGGACGCCGATCACGATCATGATCCTCTTGATTGGGGGCTCTTTCCTCATCGGCATTCTTATCGGATTTACGAATGGCTTTAATGAAGAGCATCACTTCCTGATCCCCTTTATCTTTTTTGTGCTGACGAGCCTTACGGTTATTTCTATTCGGGATCTGGATAATCCTACCGTGGGATGGATTCGTCCTTCGTATAAAAATTATGAGAATATGTTGATGGATATTAAGAATTAGAAAAGAGCCGTTGCAAAATTCATCCGAACAAATCTCAAACGACTCTTCGCGTCAATTTTGCCCGCTAGCCCGCCGAAGTTTTAGCGAAGGAGGGCCGAAGCTTTAGCAAATGTGAGACGATAACATGAATTTCGATTAACGCTATTATGGAAGCCTGAAATATATCGGCAAAACGAACCTACACTTCGTCACCTGGCCCAACTTCTCGCCGGGAATCCATGGTTTCATGGAAGCAATCGCAGCAAACGCCACCGCATCCAATGCAGGATCAACTCCCTTCACAACCTCGACGTCGGTCACGTTACCTTTTTTGTCAATGACAAATGAAACGAATACCGAGCCGGACACACGTTTTCGCCGAGCCTCCTTGGGATACGTCAAACGCCCCTCAATGTGACGGTTCATCGCCTTGATCCCGCCTTTATATTCCGCTGGTTTCTCCAACGCAATGGAGGTCGTGTCGCCGGTGACCCGCGATACCTTGTAGGCGAACACCGCTACAGAATCCCTCACTTCTTCATACAGATCAAACCCCGGTTCAGGGGTTTCGACCTGGATCACACCTTTTCCATTAGACAACAGCTCGCGGCCATCTTTTGAAAAGCAATGAATAAAAACTTCCTCAGCACCCAATGCGGCGGTTCTGCTTTCCTTTTGCAGCGACCCGTTCTCGTAGTAGGTCTTTTGCGTCCCTACATGTTCTCCATGGTCCCATCTTTCTTCTCCTTTCAGGGCTCCGCTCTCATAGTACGTCAGCATTTTTCCATGAGGCTTCGTGAGCGCCTCATCTAAATACTCAGCGTATCGCTGTTTCTTTCCCGAGATGGAATAGTGACGAACCAGGTAAATGCTGTCCGTTTGCTCAACCGTTTTGTAAAATGCAGCGGTTTTCGGATCGGTAACTGCTTCCCACTGGTCGTTAAAATATCCGGTGATTTGTTCGGCGGATTGGGCTGTCACACGCGATGCGGCCAGCAAAGCGATCGTCAAAAAGAAACAAAATTTCATAGGGAGTTTAACGCGGGGGATATGCAGATTTCAGGGAACGGAGCAACTGGGTGCAAGCTAACAAAAAGGCATAGAAATCGCAACCTCCCCGGCGACGCAACATTCCCGCGAGCAAGTGAAACAACAAGGCTACAAACGAAGTTTATTAACATACCATGGAAGCCGACATCCACACCCTCTACACCTCCGGATTCTACCGCGTCATCGACTTCAAATGCCGGTGCACCGACTGCCGCACGTCCAAACCAGAATATAGCGAATCGTTCAGCATCAGTTACGTACGCAAAGGAAATTTTCTCTTCAACGTCTTTCGCCACGCGCTGGACTCTTACAGCGGCTGTGTGCTGGTGACCAAGCCCGGCTACGAACGCACCGTGACCCACACCCACGAAGTGCCCGACGAGTGCACCATCTTCGATTTCAGAAACGATTTTCATGCCGCCCTGGTGGACCAATACGGCAACCTCCCCTTCTTCCGGAACCCCGATCTCCACTCCACCCTGATCCGCACCACTCCCGAAATGGAGTTTCTACACCATCACATCCTCCGCCTCATCCTAACCCAAGCCGGAAGCAAATTGGAGATCGACAACCTGGTGCTCGAGGTGATCGAAAAAACGCTGGCGCGCATCGGCGACTACACGCCCGACCATCGCATCAACCTGAGGCTGAAAAAGAATCACCTCATCACCATCGAAACCGCCAAGGCCTACATCACCGAAAATTTCTGCAACGACATCTCCCTGCTGGAGATCGCCCGGCATTGCTGCGTGAGCCCTTTCCATTTCAGCCGCATATTCAAGACGTTCACCGGCGAGCCGCCCCACCGGTTCTTGCTTTCGGTGCGTCTGAAAAATGCAGAGTTGTTACTAAAGAACAGCAACCTGCCCGTAGCCGACGCGGCGTTCTCTTCGGGGTTTAACAGCATCGAATATTTCACTTCGGCCTTCCGCCAGCGCTATCATTGTCCGCCCGCCGCCTATCGCAAAAGCATCCCGGCCTGATTCCCCAAAAAAGAGCAAGATTTCTAAAGTCCCCCTCCCCACCTCCGGCTAAGTTTGCTATTGCTAAAGGGTTATCAAAAAATCGTTCGTCCGGACGTTTCGTTTGCGCATGCCCTGCAGCGAATGTTAAATCATAAAAATCATATATCATGAAAGAGCTGTTAAAGACATTGGAAAATTCAAAGACCTACACCCTCAGCGTAGCCGAGGCCATGCCCGACAAAGGCTACACGTTCAAACCCGCTGACGGTGTATGGAACTTTGGTGAACTGCTACACCACATTGCCTATGGCATTCAGTGGTGGGAGGATAACTATATAAAAGGCAACAAGGTGGATTGGAATCCTCCGGTGGCGCACACCGGGAAGAAAGACGTCTCGGCGTATTTAAACAAGGCCTACGACGGCCTGAAAAAAACACTCGGTCACGCGCTGACCGATGATCAGGTAAAGGGTTTTTATGCAACACTGGATCATATCACGCATCATCGTGGACAAGCCGTAACGTATCTGCGGGCACACGGCGTTGCGCCCCCTGAATACATGTATTGACTCCTACTTCGGGAGGCCTAAAAATTTGAGAAAATTTGAATGAAAGAAAAGAAGCCGTCTCAAAAGTAAAGAGGCGGCTTTTTCGTTTTTTGATGGCTATAAGGGGATTTTTAAAAGAGATTGGTAAGAAAAAATTCTTGGGGAAGAATCAGGCTGCCAGTTTAGCCAGGTTGTGCGCTATAGCCAGCAAACCAGTCTCAATTTCTACTTTATTAAGCCCTTTAAGCATAAATCGTTTAAAGTTTTTGTTGTGTTTGATATTGGCGAAGACCGGTTCAATATCGGCTGGGCGCTTTTTGCGATAATGGACGCCAAGCTCGGAGGTTAACCTGGCATTTGCCTGATCCTTGAGTTTTCTTAGCCGATGGTTAATGCCCACGATTCTATTGCCTTTCTGGCTATGACATACATCTCTAATTGGGCATCCATTGCATTTGGAAGCCTGATACGTTGTTAATTCTTGAGTAAACCCATTGGCTGTTTTGCGTGTAGACATACCGATGCGTTTCATCGGTTCACCAATCGGGCAATATACAATGTCTTTCTTTTTATCGTATTCCAGGTTTTCGTTCTTAAACCAGTCGGTTTGTTTGCCGTGTTGTTCCCGGTCGAACTGGTTATGTTTTACATAGGCTTGAATTTTGCGTTTTGCCAGCAGTAAATAATTCTCCTCCGATCCATACCCGGCATCGGCTGTCA carries:
- a CDS encoding ABC transporter permease; this encodes MLKNFFTLALRNLFKRKLFSFINIFGLALGVSACMVILKYIDFETSYDDFHVNGKNLYRITRTVYQNNEKRIATITSTYGLGPALATEFPEVKRYIRTHPMYGGAVMIYQPPTGEALAFHEYAINIVDSTFLRAFTFHAIEGNPATALDDPNAIVITESLSEKYFGKESPVGKTIRLTGTGWCNGDYTVTAVLEDVPPNSHYWFNALVPSHNLFQNQQYKEDDGWKWNNFTTYVELNDHTNAAAVNAKLPGFAQHHFDERLSGSNTKTVLGLQPLRDIHLSPGLLHDGDTTTYGMIYFFGLIATFILFIAWINYINLSTARAMERAREVGIKKAVGAQRSQLVWQFFFESVLINLLGIALAVGFAVLLLPLLGEIIGKPLAFNFSDPRLWFILLGLFVTGSLASGAYPSLALSSFRITDVLKGRSETSGFSLRKALVVFQFSASLILIVGTFVVYRQIMFMRHQDKGLQTEQMLVVNGPSTLSYNVSKQKLTLFKEELKKLPGITRVATSAAIPGGGHNWGADVRKSGSQRSDSRDGSVVWIDPDFIDAYDIKFAAGKNFNPAIRSDMESVIINETALQAYGLGTAEQALKEQLILGDDTVAILGVLKNYHWSSLKTDYVPFLFKADTISTTAVSVLLAKGSMNTTVEAIGKLYKELIPGDPYSYYFLDESFNGQYRSDQQFGKIFGLFAILAVAISCLGLWGLAAFTTAQKLKEIGVRKVLGATTTSMVYLLSKQFLRLVLIAAAISLPMAWFGIDSWLQGFAFRIGLGWDLFVVPVLILAMVALSTVSLQVIRGAAINPAKVLRSE
- a CDS encoding MFS transporter, coding for MEPPLTIAPPARAGRREWIGLAVLIFPTLLVSMDSTVTYLALPAISAELKPTGSQLLWITDIYTFLEGGFLIIMGALGDRVGRKRLLMIGFILFAAASIMAAFAGSPPWLIAARALLGMTGAIILPCTLSLIRSLFHDDRQRTAAFGLYTAGYSGGTMLGPLIGGVLLTHFWWGSVFLISVPLMLLFFCASPLLPEYRDPDAKQFSLMNALLLLTGTLSVIFGVKRIAESGGMDWVALTTLLGGLGVSGVFVYSQTIVRNPLLNLSLFRIPAFSVTLSTLFLGLFCWAGLYLFLTQYMQLVLGYDPLKAGLLTLLPVGITVAGCILAPQTLRWVSRSVTILLGNVLMLGSIVLLAQLSTETNLILLITGFAGFNLGCGIVVTMGIDMVVSVAPHEQAGAASGISESSTTFGQAFGVALLGSVGTAVYRSKMFAFADTALSEEARGTLGGALEASKQLPVEAGLALANNARQAFVDSFHMASLLAAMAILIMIGVFVAVMKRNPK
- a CDS encoding Gfo/Idh/MocA family protein gives rise to the protein MNSRRNFLQKMAGSALALPVLSSITTKAHAAKPETPYQGPVLRVAILGLGSYGERVADAMKDCQRAKLVGVISGTPAKIKTWQSKYGIPEKNCYNYETLDQIKNNPDIDAVYVITPNGLHKDFSVRVAKAGKHVICEKPMANDAKEAQQMVDACKAAKVKLLIGYRMHFEPITLDIVHKRKAGDFGKVLFFQGLSGFIIGDPTQWRLNKKLAGGGAMMDIGIYSINGSRYMIGEDPIWVTAQEVKTNPEKFKEGVDETITFQLGFPGGAVASCLSTYSLNNLDRFFLDGDKGYAEMGPSTGYGPIKGRTNKGEVTYPHVTHQTVQMDEMSDIILKGKQPEIPVDGEEGLKDMKIVDAIFQAVKTGGKVMIKY
- a CDS encoding energy transducer TonB, producing the protein MKFCFFLTIALLAASRVTAQSAEQITGYFNDQWEAVTDPKTAAFYKTVEQTDSIYLVRHYSISGKKQRYAEYLDEALTKPHGKMLTYYESGALKGEERWDHGEHVGTQKTYYENGSLQKESRTAALGAEEVFIHCFSKDGRELLSNGKGVIQVETPEPGFDLYEEVRDSVAVFAYKVSRVTGDTTSIALEKPAEYKGGIKAMNRHIEGRLTYPKEARRKRVSGSVFVSFVIDKKGNVTDVEVVKGVDPALDAVAFAAIASMKPWIPGEKLGQVTKCRFVLPIYFRLP
- a CDS encoding helix-turn-helix transcriptional regulator, giving the protein MEADIHTLYTSGFYRVIDFKCRCTDCRTSKPEYSESFSISYVRKGNFLFNVFRHALDSYSGCVLVTKPGYERTVTHTHEVPDECTIFDFRNDFHAALVDQYGNLPFFRNPDLHSTLIRTTPEMEFLHHHILRLILTQAGSKLEIDNLVLEVIEKTLARIGDYTPDHRINLRLKKNHLITIETAKAYITENFCNDISLLEIARHCCVSPFHFSRIFKTFTGEPPHRFLLSVRLKNAELLLKNSNLPVADAAFSSGFNSIEYFTSAFRQRYHCPPAAYRKSIPA
- a CDS encoding DinB family protein; translated protein: MKELLKTLENSKTYTLSVAEAMPDKGYTFKPADGVWNFGELLHHIAYGIQWWEDNYIKGNKVDWNPPVAHTGKKDVSAYLNKAYDGLKKTLGHALTDDQVKGFYATLDHITHHRGQAVTYLRAHGVAPPEYMY